The Mycolicibacterium hassiacum DSM 44199 genome includes a window with the following:
- a CDS encoding sulfurtransferase, with translation MARSDVLVSADWAESNLNAPNTVFVEVDEDTSAYDNGHIPGAVKLDWKKDLQDPVRRDFVDQQQFSKLLSERGISNDDTVILYGGNNNWFAAYAYWYFKYYGHQNVKLLDGGRKKWELDGRPLSKDVPNRPATTYVAKDPDNSIRAFRDEVIDAIGKKNLVDVRSPDEFSGKILAPAHLPQEQSQRPGHIPGAINVPWSKAANEDGTFKSNEELEKIYSEAGLDGNKETIAYCRIGERSSHTWFVLQELLGHKNVKNYDGSWTEYGSLVGAPIELGS, from the coding sequence ATGGCACGCTCCGATGTCCTGGTCTCAGCGGACTGGGCCGAGAGCAATCTCAATGCCCCCAACACGGTTTTCGTCGAGGTCGACGAGGACACCTCGGCCTACGACAACGGGCACATTCCCGGCGCTGTCAAGCTGGACTGGAAGAAGGACCTGCAAGATCCGGTGCGCCGCGATTTCGTTGACCAGCAGCAGTTCTCGAAGCTGCTCTCCGAACGCGGCATCTCCAACGACGACACCGTGATCCTCTACGGCGGCAACAACAACTGGTTCGCCGCCTACGCCTACTGGTACTTCAAGTACTACGGCCACCAGAACGTCAAGCTGCTCGACGGTGGCCGCAAGAAGTGGGAACTCGACGGGCGCCCGCTCAGCAAGGATGTGCCGAACCGCCCCGCCACCACCTACGTCGCCAAGGATCCCGACAACAGCATCCGGGCGTTCCGCGACGAAGTGATCGACGCGATCGGCAAGAAGAACCTGGTCGACGTGCGCTCCCCCGACGAGTTCTCCGGCAAGATCCTCGCCCCGGCCCACCTGCCGCAGGAGCAGAGCCAGCGTCCCGGCCACATCCCCGGCGCGATCAACGTGCCGTGGAGCAAGGCCGCCAACGAGGACGGCACCTTCAAGTCCAATGAGGAGCTGGAGAAGATCTACTCCGAGGCGGGCCTGGACGGCAACAAGGAGACCATCGCTTACTGCCGCATCGGTGAGCGCTCGTCGCACACCTGGTTCGTGCTGCAGGAGCTGTTGGGACACAAGAACGTCAAGAACTACGACGGTAGTTGGACGGAATACGGCTCCCTGGTGGGGGCCCCGATCGAGTTGGGAAGTTGA
- a CDS encoding DUF1416 domain-containing protein — MCSAPKQGLTLPASVDLEKETVITGRVIDSSGQAVGGAFVRLLDESDEFTAEVVASATGDFRFFAAPGTWKVRALSKVGNGDAVVAPTGAGIHEVDVKVA, encoded by the coding sequence ATGTGCTCTGCGCCTAAGCAAGGACTGACGTTGCCCGCCAGCGTCGACCTGGAGAAGGAGACGGTCATCACCGGCCGGGTCATCGACAGCTCGGGCCAGGCCGTCGGCGGTGCGTTCGTGCGCCTGCTGGACGAGTCGGACGAGTTCACCGCCGAGGTGGTCGCCTCGGCCACCGGTGACTTCCGGTTCTTCGCCGCTCCGGGCACCTGGAAGGTGCGCGCGCTGTCGAAGGTCGGCAACGGCGATGCCGTGGTCGCCCCGACCGGTGCGGGCATCCACGAGGTCGACGTCAAGGTCGCCTAG
- a CDS encoding FABP family protein has translation MTSGDEAIAAAAERAKVTAARNIPAFDDLPAPADTANLRQGANFNDALLALLPLVGVWRGEGEGRDAGGDYRFGQQIVVSHDGGDYLIWEARSWRLTESGDYGGHALRESGFWRFVHDPADPSESQAIELMLAHSAGYVELFYGRPRTQTSWELATDALARSKSGSLVGGARRLYGIVEGGDLAYVEERVDADGRLVPHISARLSRYVG, from the coding sequence GTGACCTCCGGCGACGAGGCAATCGCCGCCGCGGCTGAACGCGCCAAGGTGACCGCGGCGCGCAACATTCCGGCCTTCGACGACCTTCCGGCGCCCGCCGACACCGCGAATCTGCGGCAGGGCGCGAACTTCAACGACGCTCTGCTGGCGCTGCTGCCGCTGGTCGGCGTGTGGCGCGGTGAGGGCGAAGGTCGCGACGCCGGCGGGGACTACCGGTTCGGTCAGCAGATCGTGGTCAGCCACGACGGCGGTGACTACCTGATCTGGGAAGCCCGCTCCTGGCGGCTCACCGAATCGGGCGACTACGGGGGCCACGCGCTGCGCGAGTCGGGGTTCTGGCGGTTCGTCCACGATCCGGCCGACCCGTCGGAATCGCAGGCGATCGAGCTGATGCTGGCGCATTCGGCCGGCTACGTGGAGTTGTTCTACGGCCGGCCGCGCACCCAGACCTCGTGGGAGCTGGCCACCGACGCGCTGGCGCGCAGCAAGTCCGGCTCACTGGTCGGCGGTGCCCGCCGCCTCTACGGCATCGTCGAGGGCGGCGACCTGGCCTATGTCGAGGAACGCGTGGACGCCGACGGCAGGCTGGTACCGCACATCTCGGCACGGCTGTCGAGGTACGTGGGTTGA
- a CDS encoding aminodeoxychorismate lyase: MTEPGVVVTLDGELHDPAQPLLHADDLAAVRGDGIFETLLIRDGRPCLLEAHLNRLTHSAELTDLPAPDLPRWRSAVATAVAAWNARAGGEGVLRLVYSRGRESGSAPTAFATIGPLPARVADARRNGVAALTLPRGLPAQGTSDLPWLLAGAKTLSYAINMAALRHAERHGAQDVIFVGSDGFVLEGPRSTVVILTEVDGDPTLLTPPLSYPILRGTTQQALFEVARNKGYVCDYRALRVEDLFAAQGVWLVSSITLAARVHTLDGRRLPAARLADEIAGLVDAAVVSDR; the protein is encoded by the coding sequence ATGACCGAACCAGGCGTCGTCGTCACCCTCGACGGCGAACTGCACGATCCCGCGCAGCCGCTGCTGCACGCCGATGACCTGGCCGCCGTCCGCGGCGACGGCATCTTCGAGACGTTGTTGATCCGTGACGGGCGGCCGTGTCTGCTCGAGGCACACCTGAATCGGCTGACCCACTCGGCCGAGCTGACCGATCTGCCCGCCCCGGACCTGCCGCGCTGGCGCAGCGCGGTCGCGACCGCGGTGGCGGCGTGGAACGCGCGGGCCGGTGGCGAGGGTGTGCTGCGCCTGGTGTACAGCCGGGGCCGGGAAAGCGGTTCGGCGCCGACGGCGTTCGCCACCATCGGCCCGCTGCCGGCCCGGGTGGCCGACGCCCGCCGCAACGGGGTGGCGGCCCTGACGCTGCCGCGCGGCCTGCCGGCCCAGGGCACCAGCGACCTGCCCTGGCTGCTGGCCGGCGCCAAGACGCTGTCCTACGCGATCAACATGGCCGCGCTGCGGCACGCCGAACGCCATGGCGCCCAGGACGTGATCTTCGTCGGCTCCGACGGGTTCGTGCTCGAGGGGCCGCGTTCCACGGTGGTGATCCTCACCGAAGTCGACGGCGACCCTACGCTGTTGACGCCGCCGCTGTCGTATCCGATCCTGCGGGGCACCACGCAGCAGGCGCTGTTCGAGGTGGCCCGCAACAAGGGCTACGTCTGCGACTACCGCGCGCTGAGGGTCGAGGATCTGTTTGCTGCCCAAGGCGTTTGGCTGGTCTCGAGCATCACGCTGGCGGCGCGGGTGCACACCCTCGACGGGCGGCGGCTGCCGGCTGCGCGCCTCGCCGACGAGATCGCCGGGCTCGTCGACGCCGCGGTGGTCAGCGACCGGTAA